A single genomic interval of Roseomonas aeriglobus harbors:
- a CDS encoding IS3 family transposase (programmed frameshift) gives MKKSRYTEEQIAFALKQAETGTSVAEVIRRMGVSEQTFYRWKKVYGGLGVGELRRVKQLEDENRKLKQLVADLSLDKHILQDVLGKKALTPGRRREIVAHVQASHGVSERRSCLALGVDRSSVRYMSHKPDQAPLRLRIRDLAATRVRYGYFRIYILLRREGWLVNHKRVYRLYREDGLSLRLRRPRRHVSAANRERQPAASAPNEMWSMDFVSDALFDGRRLRALTVVDAFTREALAIDVDQGIKGEQVVAAVTRIASLRGAPKTIRVDSGPEFISKALDRWAYENGVTLDFSRPGKPTDNAFVESFNGRLRDECLNAHWFLSLADARVKIEAWRRDYNESRPHTALGWLTPAEYAASAGVNPGGCRPETRIMPG, from the exons ATGAAGAAGTCGAGGTACACGGAAGAGCAGATTGCGTTTGCGCTGAAGCAGGCGGAGACGGGCACGTCGGTGGCGGAGGTCATCCGTCGGATGGGCGTATCGGAGCAGACGTTCTACCGCTGGAAGAAGGTGTATGGCGGGCTAGGCGTGGGCGAGCTGCGGCGCGTGAAGCAGCTAGAGGACGAGAACCGCAAGCTGAAACAGCTCGTCGCGGATCTGAGCCTGGACAAGCATATCCTGCAGGACGTGCTGG GCAAAAAAGCTCTGACGCCTGGGCGGCGGCGCGAGATCGTCGCGCACGTCCAGGCGTCCCACGGCGTCAGCGAGCGGCGCAGTTGCCTCGCGCTCGGCGTCGACCGCTCATCGGTACGCTACATGTCGCACAAGCCGGACCAGGCACCGCTGCGGCTGCGCATCCGCGATCTGGCTGCGACACGGGTGCGCTATGGCTACTTCCGCATCTACATCCTGTTACGACGGGAAGGCTGGCTCGTGAACCACAAGCGCGTTTACCGTCTCTACCGGGAAGATGGGCTGAGCCTGCGGCTCAGGCGTCCTCGTCGCCACGTCAGCGCTGCGAACCGTGAGCGACAGCCGGCGGCATCGGCGCCGAACGAGATGTGGTCGATGGACTTCGTGTCGGACGCGCTGTTCGATGGTCGGCGGCTGCGGGCTCTGACGGTGGTTGACGCGTTCACCCGCGAGGCGCTGGCGATCGACGTCGATCAGGGCATCAAGGGCGAGCAGGTTGTCGCGGCGGTGACGCGGATCGCGTCGCTGCGCGGGGCGCCCAAGACCATACGGGTCGACAGTGGCCCGGAGTTCATCTCGAAGGCGCTCGACCGATGGGCGTATGAGAACGGCGTCACGCTGGACTTCTCACGACCGGGCAAGCCGACGGACAACGCCTTCGTCGAGAGCTTCAACGGCCGTCTGCGCGACGAGTGCCTCAACGCCCACTGGTTCCTGTCGCTGGCGGACGCGCGGGTCAAAATCGAGGCGTGGCGGCGGGACTACAACGAGAGCCGTCCTCACACGGCGCTTGGCTGGCTAACGCCAGCCGAATATGCTGCATCCGCTGGGGTTAACCCCGGCGGATGCAGGCCGGAGACTCGCATCATGCCCGGATGA
- a CDS encoding ribonuclease H-like domain-containing protein: MTTIVLDIETIPDVAACQRAGVDPAEGFAVWPLQELFCVSLLTVTRDQDQKHRFDLQTYSRTTMSERAIVAEVERQLDNARTVMTFNGRAFDIPVLLARAAVTGEHVPNLLRSGSRSHAGFHVDLMDEITAGGAAVRPRLIDVCAAFRIPAKQEIAGTSVATLAALKDYGRIERYCETDVVSTWLAAQMWRSTQALGSGIEHWRELAGWIFAQQPRLAHLLPYVPAPTVSGGGAALDVDAISHIDL; encoded by the coding sequence ATGACCACCATCGTACTCGACATCGAAACGATCCCTGATGTCGCCGCCTGCCAGCGCGCCGGCGTAGACCCGGCGGAAGGCTTCGCGGTGTGGCCACTGCAGGAGCTTTTCTGCGTATCGTTGCTGACCGTGACTCGCGATCAGGATCAGAAACATCGGTTTGATCTCCAAACCTATTCACGCACGACGATGTCCGAGCGCGCCATCGTCGCTGAAGTCGAGCGGCAGCTCGATAACGCCCGGACCGTCATGACCTTCAACGGTCGAGCATTTGACATCCCGGTTCTGCTGGCGCGGGCCGCGGTGACCGGTGAACACGTGCCAAACCTGCTACGATCCGGAAGCAGGTCGCACGCGGGCTTCCACGTCGATTTGATGGACGAGATCACAGCGGGCGGTGCGGCAGTTCGACCGCGACTGATCGACGTCTGCGCGGCGTTTCGTATACCGGCTAAGCAGGAGATCGCCGGGACCAGCGTTGCCACGCTAGCCGCTCTTAAAGATTACGGGCGGATCGAGCGATATTGCGAAACCGATGTAGTGTCGACTTGGCTGGCGGCGCAGATGTGGCGATCCACGCAGGCATTAGGTTCCGGTATCGAGCACTGGCGCGAACTAGCCGGATGGATCTTCGCGCAGCAGCCTCGCTTGGCCCATCTCCTACCGTATGTACCTGCGCCGACGGTGTCGGGTGGTGGGGCAGCGCTCGATGTCGATGCGATAAGCCACATCGACCTTTGA
- a CDS encoding IS5 family transposase (programmed frameshift) — translation MSDLYWLTDEQMARLQPFFPKSHGKPRVDDRRVLSGIIFVNRNGLRWCDAPKDYGPHKTLYNRWKRWSERGIFLRMMEGLAAAEAVPKTVMIDATYLKAHRTASSLRGKKGDLGRLIGRTKGGMNTKLHAVSDADGRPLSFFMTAGQVSDYTGAAALLDDLPKAQWLLGDRGYDADWFRDALEAKGIQPCIPGRRSRNEPVRYDKRRYRRRSRIEIMFGRLKDWRRVATRYDRCPTVFFSAVAIAATVIFWL, via the exons ATGAGCGACCTGTACTGGCTGACGGATGAGCAGATGGCGCGTCTGCAACCGTTCTTTCCCAAGAGCCATGGCAAGCCTCGGGTCGATGATCGGCGGGTGCTCAGCGGCATCATTTTCGTCAATCGCAACGGGCTACGCTGGTGTGATGCACCGAAGGACTATGGGCCGCACAAGACGCTCTACAATCGCTGGAAGCGGTGGAGCGAGAGGGGTATTTTCCTGCGAATGATGGAAGGTCTCGCGGCAGCGGAGGCCGTGCCGAAGACCGTCATGATCGACGCGACCTACCTGAAGGCACACCGCACGGCATCGAGTCTGCGGG GTAAAAAAGGGGATCTCGGCCGTCTGATCGGCCGCACGAAAGGCGGCATGAACACCAAACTGCACGCCGTCAGCGATGCGGACGGGCGGCCCTTGAGCTTCTTCATGACCGCCGGGCAGGTCAGCGACTACACCGGCGCGGCAGCCTTGCTCGACGATCTGCCGAAAGCACAGTGGCTGCTTGGCGACCGTGGTTATGATGCCGATTGGTTCAGAGACGCCCTGGAAGCCAAAGGCATCCAGCCCTGCATCCCGGGCCGCAGATCGCGCAACGAGCCGGTCAGATACGACAAGCGCCGCTACCGGCGCCGCAGCCGCATCGAGATCATGTTCGGCCGTCTGAAGGATTGGCGCCGCGTCGCAACTCGCTACGACCGCTGCCCAACCGTCTTCTTCTCTGCCGTCGCCATCGCGGCCACCGTCATCTTCTGGCTATGA